A DNA window from Myripristis murdjan chromosome 19, fMyrMur1.1, whole genome shotgun sequence contains the following coding sequences:
- the csdc2a gene encoding cold shock domain-containing protein C2a has translation MADPDPSSPADPPLPLPSPRTPLQLSFPFLREGSRVWERERKPPQPGELPSPLPTKRTRTYSATVRATSGPVFKGVCKNFSRSQGHGFIRPSHGGEDIFVHISDIEGEYVPMEGDEMTYKVCPIPPKNQKIQAVEVVITHLNPGTKHETWSGQIISS, from the exons ATGGCCGACCCCGACCCGTCCTCGCCGGCGGACCCCCCGCTGCCCCTCCCGTCCCCCCGCACCCCCCTGCAGCTCTCCTTCCCCTTCCTGAGGGAGGGCAGCCGGGTGTGGGAGCGGGAGAGGAAGCCGCCCCAGCCTGGAGAGCTGCCCAGCCCCCTGCCCACCAAACGCACCCGCACCTACTCAGC GACGGTGCGAGCCACATCAGGTCCTGTATTTAAAGGGGTGTGTAAGAACTTCTCCAGGTCTCAGGGTCACGGATTCATCCGCCCGTCTCATGGAGGAGAAGACATCTTCGTCCACATCTCTGA CATCGAAGGAGAGTATGTGCCTATGGAAGGAGATGAGATGACGTACAAGGTGTGTCCCATCCCTCCCAAGAACCAGAAGATCCAGGCGGTGGAGGTGGTGATCACCCACCTGAACCCGGGCACCAAGCACGAGACCTGGTCAGGACAGATCATCAGCTCCTAG